A DNA window from Halomicrobium mukohataei DSM 12286 contains the following coding sequences:
- a CDS encoding DUF5793 family protein, which translates to MRRDYFDIDVSGTEESSTDDPVIAIAFDGPDDLLSDRLTSDGGTLDAGELDVTYRTRADGSEAAGVLSIANRHNGEYVLEANVAPSVIESVVAAASDDEGTRYRLRLTDGDGKSTVYTKEILLVYDESGSLSRGRSLIPGGVEL; encoded by the coding sequence ATGCGGCGTGACTACTTCGACATCGACGTGAGCGGGACCGAGGAGTCGTCGACCGACGATCCGGTGATCGCGATCGCGTTCGACGGTCCCGACGACCTCCTGTCGGATCGACTCACCAGCGACGGTGGCACACTCGACGCGGGCGAACTGGACGTGACCTATCGCACCCGAGCCGACGGCAGCGAGGCGGCCGGCGTCCTCTCGATCGCGAACCGTCACAACGGCGAGTACGTCCTCGAAGCGAACGTCGCCCCGAGCGTCATCGAGTCGGTCGTCGCCGCCGCCAGCGACGACGAGGGAACCAGATACCGCCTCCGACTCACAGACGGCGACGGGAAATCGACAGTCTACACGAAGGAGATCCTGCTCGTCTACGACGAGAGCGGCAGCCTCAGTCGCGGACGGAGCCTCATCCCCGGCGGCGTCGAACTCTAG
- a CDS encoding SIR2 family NAD-dependent protein deacylase, whose protein sequence is MDQSTESKVADLVASLRESDTAVVLTGAGVSTASGIPAFRGEDGLWSEFDPKAFHRRRLDADPAGFWADRLELRERLTGGSIEPNAAHEAIATLEAEGHVDAVVTQNVDGLHREAGTENLIELHGTNEQVACDDCGRRTAAEPVFGRAAEGERPPRCECGGVLRPDVVLFGESLPGEAIERANWLAHRADWFLVAGSSLTVAPAAGLPGRAARSGATVGIVNLESTEKDDAAAVVVRADVTTILPAIERRV, encoded by the coding sequence ATGGATCAGTCCACCGAATCGAAGGTCGCCGACCTCGTGGCGTCCCTGCGCGAGAGCGACACCGCCGTCGTCCTCACCGGCGCTGGTGTGAGTACCGCCTCGGGCATTCCCGCCTTCCGCGGCGAGGACGGCCTCTGGTCGGAGTTCGATCCGAAGGCGTTTCACCGCCGACGGCTGGACGCAGACCCGGCGGGGTTCTGGGCCGACCGCCTCGAACTCAGAGAACGACTCACCGGCGGCTCGATCGAACCGAACGCCGCTCACGAGGCCATCGCGACGCTGGAAGCCGAGGGACACGTCGACGCAGTCGTCACCCAGAACGTCGACGGGCTCCACAGAGAGGCCGGCACGGAGAACCTGATCGAACTTCACGGGACCAACGAGCAGGTCGCCTGTGACGACTGTGGGCGACGGACGGCCGCCGAGCCGGTCTTCGGGCGGGCGGCCGAGGGAGAGCGACCGCCACGGTGTGAGTGTGGCGGCGTCTTGCGGCCCGACGTGGTTCTGTTCGGCGAATCGCTGCCCGGCGAAGCGATCGAGCGAGCGAACTGGCTGGCCCACCGGGCGGACTGGTTCCTGGTCGCGGGCTCGTCGCTGACCGTCGCTCCGGCCGCGGGACTCCCCGGCAGAGCGGCGCGGTCGGGAGCGACGGTCGGCATCGTGAATCTCGAGTCGACGGAGAAAGACGACGCGGCGGCAGTCGTCGTCAGAGCGGATGTGACGACGATATTGCCGGCGATCGAACGGCGCGTCTAG
- a CDS encoding SRPBCC family protein — translation MSREIPATRDAAWRVLTDTNQWPDWGPSVRAVESSERIVERGTTGRVTTPIGTVPFEITSCRDYRWTWRVAKIPATGHRVENVRADHCRVVFEIPLLAAGYAPVCQRALGRIEALLRD, via the coding sequence ATGAGCCGGGAGATTCCGGCGACCCGCGACGCCGCCTGGCGCGTTCTCACGGACACGAACCAGTGGCCCGACTGGGGACCGTCGGTGCGGGCCGTCGAGTCGAGCGAGCGGATCGTCGAACGGGGAACGACCGGCCGGGTGACGACGCCGATCGGGACGGTGCCGTTCGAGATCACGAGCTGTCGAGACTACCGGTGGACGTGGCGGGTCGCGAAGATCCCTGCGACCGGCCACCGCGTCGAGAACGTCCGTGCGGACCACTGCCGGGTCGTCTTCGAGATCCCACTGCTCGCGGCGGGCTACGCGCCCGTGTGCCAGCGGGCACTGGGTCGGATCGAGGCGCTCCTGCGGGACTGA
- a CDS encoding type II toxin-antitoxin system PemK/MazF family toxin, which produces MATSVRRGDVVIVDLDPTQGSEQRGTRPCLVVQNDVGNANAPTTIVVPFTTSFGEELYPFEVLVPAQECALREDSVALCSQIRTISLQHRIDENLGSIPPERMEEVDTALEYSLGLAEL; this is translated from the coding sequence ATGGCTACGTCTGTCCGTCGAGGAGATGTCGTTATTGTCGACCTCGATCCGACCCAGGGGTCCGAACAACGGGGAACACGCCCGTGTCTCGTCGTACAGAACGATGTCGGGAATGCCAACGCACCGACGACGATCGTCGTTCCGTTCACCACCTCGTTCGGCGAGGAGCTCTATCCGTTCGAAGTGCTCGTCCCAGCCCAAGAGTGTGCGCTTCGGGAAGACTCGGTCGCGCTCTGTAGCCAGATTCGAACCATCTCTCTCCAGCACCGTATCGACGAGAATCTCGGCTCGATTCCGCCCGAACGGATGGAGGAGGTCGACACCGCACTCGAATACAGCCTCGGCCTCGCCGAACTCTGA
- a CDS encoding AbrB/MazE/SpoVT family DNA-binding domain-containing protein: MSEGEHRKVGKRGQVTIPKELRERFGIEGGDDVLIHEEAGKLVIEQPLTREELAEGYRKRSQRIRELADELADVSTEANEQLGDAPEW, encoded by the coding sequence ATGAGTGAGGGCGAACACCGGAAGGTCGGGAAGCGAGGGCAAGTGACGATCCCCAAAGAGCTTCGCGAACGGTTCGGGATCGAGGGCGGCGACGACGTCCTGATCCACGAAGAGGCTGGCAAGCTCGTTATCGAACAGCCACTCACTCGTGAAGAGTTGGCTGAGGGGTACCGCAAGCGTTCCCAACGGATCCGCGAACTCGCCGACGAACTGGCGGACGTTTCGACGGAGGCTAACGAACAGCTGGGCGATGCCCCAGAGTGGTAG
- a CDS encoding ABC transporter substrate-binding protein produces the protein MPEDNRRHEAPTRRDYLKYSGVIVGGGLLAGCAGQSDSELTPALTSTETETHTDDETETETDTSYEACIEPAGCITFEEVPETYIANNGEWADMAFALGQRDGFLTSAYMIPGFLFEPFGLDVPPLSETESLSQTSWDKEIFYERDPDVILMDPNYMHSTGWDESWDESDTDEIRENVAPFFGNNILRRREWHDYKLYSMYEALERVAELFQERERYEALAEVHDELQQEVQSRLPPADERPEIALINSASNPNEGTFYPMRTQAEGVELKPYRDLDIRSTFTADHIEAGTIDYETLLELDPEMIVIHWGIGTTGNQNTFSQRAFREQFVTPLQEDSIGGQLTAVQEGNVYAGAFGSQGPLVNLLQTEMAAQQLYPEEFGAFEAEKFPEVSKENQLFDRQRVRDIINGDF, from the coding sequence ATGCCCGAAGATAACCGCAGGCATGAAGCACCGACGCGTAGAGACTACTTGAAATACAGCGGAGTGATCGTGGGTGGCGGACTGCTTGCTGGGTGTGCGGGTCAATCCGATTCCGAATTGACCCCGGCGTTGACGAGTACCGAGACCGAGACGCACACCGATGACGAGACGGAAACCGAGACAGACACTTCCTACGAGGCCTGTATCGAGCCTGCCGGCTGCATCACCTTCGAGGAAGTGCCGGAGACCTACATCGCTAACAACGGCGAGTGGGCCGACATGGCATTCGCGCTCGGCCAACGTGACGGATTTCTAACCTCGGCATACATGATTCCCGGGTTTCTCTTCGAGCCGTTCGGACTTGATGTCCCGCCGCTCTCGGAGACCGAATCACTGTCGCAGACGAGTTGGGACAAGGAAATCTTCTACGAGCGGGATCCCGACGTGATTCTGATGGACCCCAACTACATGCACAGCACCGGGTGGGACGAGTCGTGGGACGAGTCCGACACCGACGAGATTCGTGAAAACGTTGCCCCGTTCTTCGGCAACAACATCCTCCGCCGCCGCGAGTGGCACGACTACAAACTCTACTCGATGTACGAGGCGTTAGAACGGGTTGCAGAGCTGTTCCAGGAGCGCGAACGCTACGAGGCGCTCGCTGAGGTTCACGACGAACTTCAGCAGGAGGTCCAATCCCGGCTCCCGCCCGCTGACGAACGCCCAGAAATTGCACTGATCAACAGCGCATCGAACCCGAATGAAGGGACGTTTTATCCGATGCGGACGCAGGCTGAGGGCGTCGAGCTGAAGCCGTATCGGGATCTCGACATCCGGAGTACGTTTACTGCAGACCACATTGAGGCAGGGACTATCGATTACGAAACACTGCTTGAACTCGACCCCGAGATGATCGTCATCCACTGGGGAATCGGCACGACGGGCAATCAAAACACGTTCTCTCAGAGAGCGTTCCGCGAGCAGTTCGTGACACCGCTCCAAGAAGACTCCATCGGGGGACAGCTTACCGCTGTCCAGGAAGGAAACGTCTACGCGGGTGCGTTCGGTTCCCAGGGGCCACTGGTAAATCTACTCCAGACCGAGATGGCTGCCCAGCAGCTCTACCCCGAGGAGTTCGGCGCATTCGAAGCCGAGAAATTTCCCGAAGTCTCCAAAGAGAATCAACTCTTCGACCGCCAGCGCGTCCGCGACATCATCAACGGCGACTTCTAA
- the sucC gene encoding ADP-forming succinate--CoA ligase subunit beta, with protein sequence MKLHEYQAKQVFADAGVPTPASTLATTVDEAVDAAEEIGYPVAIKAQVQVGGRGKAGGIKLAENADEAREYADDILGMDLKGLHVDRVLVEEAVDFVNELYVGVTMDRGEGKPVAMVSTRGGVNIEEVAEEEPEAIAREHIDPAFGMHHYQARKVVYDAGVDREVANDVAGVLKTLYDLWEDKDGSDAEINPLMVTADDEVIAADAVMNVDDDALFRHPDLEAMEDEADGGDELEQKADEYGFDYVRLSGNVGIIGNGAGLVMTTLDLVDHFGGEPANFLDVGGGAKAQRIANALDMVFSDDNVDSVVFNIFGGITRGDEVAKGINQALEQFDEIPKPVVVRLAGTNATEGMEILNEDLVTVEQTLEDAVERAVIYAEEVEA encoded by the coding sequence ATGAAATTGCACGAGTACCAGGCGAAGCAGGTCTTCGCCGACGCGGGGGTTCCGACGCCCGCATCGACGCTGGCGACGACCGTCGACGAAGCGGTCGACGCCGCCGAGGAGATCGGCTATCCGGTCGCGATCAAGGCACAGGTGCAGGTCGGCGGCCGCGGGAAGGCCGGCGGGATCAAGCTCGCCGAGAACGCCGACGAGGCCCGTGAGTACGCCGACGATATTCTCGGGATGGACCTCAAGGGGCTCCACGTCGACCGCGTCCTCGTCGAAGAGGCCGTCGACTTCGTCAACGAGCTGTACGTCGGCGTCACGATGGACCGCGGCGAGGGCAAGCCCGTCGCGATGGTCTCGACGCGCGGCGGCGTCAACATCGAGGAAGTCGCCGAAGAAGAGCCAGAGGCGATCGCCCGCGAGCACATCGATCCGGCCTTCGGCATGCACCACTACCAGGCCCGGAAGGTCGTCTACGACGCCGGTGTCGACCGCGAGGTCGCCAACGACGTTGCCGGCGTCCTCAAGACGCTGTACGACCTCTGGGAGGACAAAGACGGCTCCGACGCCGAGATCAACCCGCTGATGGTCACGGCCGACGACGAGGTCATCGCGGCCGACGCCGTGATGAACGTCGACGACGACGCCCTGTTCCGTCACCCCGATCTGGAGGCGATGGAAGACGAGGCCGACGGCGGCGACGAACTCGAACAGAAGGCCGACGAGTACGGCTTCGACTACGTCCGCCTGTCGGGCAACGTCGGCATCATCGGCAACGGTGCCGGGCTGGTCATGACGACGCTCGACCTCGTCGACCACTTCGGCGGCGAGCCGGCGAACTTCCTCGACGTGGGCGGCGGTGCGAAGGCCCAGCGGATCGCCAACGCGCTCGATATGGTGTTCTCCGACGACAACGTCGACTCCGTCGTGTTCAACATCTTCGGCGGGATCACGCGGGGCGACGAGGTCGCCAAGGGAATCAACCAGGCGCTCGAACAGTTCGACGAGATTCCCAAGCCCGTCGTCGTCCGACTCGCGGGCACCAACGCTACTGAAGGGATGGAGATTCTCAACGAAGACCTCGTGACGGTCGAACAGACGCTCGAAGACGCCGTCGAACGTGCCGTCATCTACGCCGAGGAGGTGGAAGCATGA
- a CDS encoding type II/IV secretion system ATPase subunit, which yields MAGDETEHDGSSSTPLSGVRDWLSRTARMLSGAAVPSTNYDPQRHGKLVEYTVPEQYDEIDRYWLNAPFAFASINHDPEADEQFYQVVEPSLDEFERDLLDRLFEDIRGPLIYREDVSDDPEAALAAALRDRIEEYGVVVEPETFYRLLYYLYRSFLGYGRIDPLMHDPHIEDISCDGAGLPIFAYHDAYTDIETSVVYEEGELNDFVIQLAQRSGRHVSVSDPVVSTTLPDGSRIELALGEEVTPRGSAFTIRKYADEPFTPIDLLNYGTFSVEMLAYLWLAIESNKSLIFAGGTAAGKTTSMNAVSMFIPPRSKVLTIEDTRELSLYHDNWLSSVTRERLDESDITMYDLLRSALRHRPEYIIVGEVRGEEAITLFQAMNTGHTTFSTMHADSVQTVINRLENEPINVPRPMVQSLDILCVQVLGRSGGERVRRAKTLAEIEGIDQRTGELDYSNAYAWQADEDYFEDSNSDLLDEIRRERGWSQSELLREMDDRKRFLRYLQAESITDYRRFTAMVNKYYADSETVMERIDRADIDATP from the coding sequence ATGGCAGGCGACGAGACAGAGCACGACGGATCGAGTTCGACGCCGCTCTCGGGCGTGCGCGACTGGCTCTCGCGGACGGCTCGCATGCTCAGCGGCGCGGCCGTCCCGTCGACGAACTACGATCCACAGCGCCACGGCAAGCTGGTCGAGTACACGGTGCCCGAGCAGTACGACGAGATCGACCGCTACTGGCTCAACGCACCCTTTGCCTTCGCCTCGATCAACCACGATCCCGAGGCCGACGAACAGTTCTACCAGGTCGTCGAACCCTCGCTCGACGAGTTCGAGCGCGATCTGCTCGATCGGCTCTTCGAGGACATCCGCGGTCCGCTCATCTACCGCGAGGACGTGAGCGACGACCCCGAGGCGGCGCTGGCCGCGGCGCTGCGGGACCGGATCGAGGAGTACGGCGTCGTCGTCGAGCCCGAGACGTTTTACCGGCTGCTGTACTACCTCTATCGGTCCTTCCTGGGCTACGGCCGGATCGACCCGCTGATGCACGATCCCCACATCGAGGACATCTCCTGTGACGGGGCCGGGCTACCGATCTTCGCGTATCACGACGCGTACACCGACATCGAGACCAGCGTCGTCTACGAGGAGGGCGAGCTGAACGACTTCGTGATCCAGCTCGCACAGCGGTCGGGCCGGCACGTCTCCGTCTCTGATCCCGTCGTCTCGACGACGCTGCCGGACGGCTCGCGGATCGAGCTGGCACTCGGCGAGGAGGTCACGCCCCGCGGCTCCGCGTTCACCATCCGGAAGTACGCCGACGAGCCGTTCACGCCGATCGATCTGCTGAACTACGGGACCTTCTCCGTCGAGATGCTGGCCTACCTCTGGCTGGCCATCGAGTCCAACAAGTCCCTGATCTTCGCCGGGGGGACGGCGGCGGGCAAGACGACCTCGATGAACGCCGTCTCGATGTTCATTCCGCCCCGATCGAAGGTGTTGACCATCGAGGACACCCGCGAACTGTCGCTGTACCACGACAACTGGCTCTCGTCGGTGACCAGGGAGCGACTCGACGAGTCGGACATCACGATGTACGACCTGTTGCGGTCGGCGCTGCGCCACCGGCCGGAGTACATCATCGTCGGCGAGGTCCGCGGCGAAGAGGCGATTACGCTCTTCCAGGCGATGAACACGGGGCACACGACGTTCTCGACGATGCACGCCGACTCGGTCCAGACGGTGATCAACCGGCTGGAAAACGAGCCGATCAACGTGCCGCGACCGATGGTTCAGAGCCTCGACATCCTCTGTGTGCAGGTGCTTGGCCGCTCGGGCGGGGAACGCGTCCGGCGAGCCAAGACCCTCGCCGAGATCGAGGGGATCGACCAGCGGACCGGGGAACTCGACTACTCCAACGCCTACGCCTGGCAGGCCGACGAGGACTACTTCGAGGACTCAAACAGCGATCTGCTGGACGAGATCAGGCGCGAACGGGGCTGGAGCCAGTCGGAGTTGCTCCGGGAGATGGACGACAGAAAGCGGTTCCTGCGATACCTCCAGGCGGAGTCGATCACGGACTACCGGCGATTTACCGCGATGGTCAACAAGTACTACGCGGACAGCGAGACGGTGATGGAGCGGATCGACCGGGCCGACATCGACGCGACACCCTGA
- the sucD gene encoding succinate--CoA ligase subunit alpha: MSVLVDEDTRVVVQGITGGEGKFHTEQMMEYGTNVVAGAVPGRGGQEVAGVPVYDTVDRAAREENANTAVVFVPPAFAGDALFEALDAPVDLVVAITEGIPTQDMSRVKRKQDETDTHLVGPNCPGVITPGVAKLGILPGNIFSSGDVGLVSRSGTLTYQVVDNLTNRDIGQSTAIGIGGDPIIGTSFIDALELFEADPDTKAVVMCGEIGGEDEEQAARYIGEHMDTPVAGFIAGRTAPPGKRMGHAGAIVSGSGTGTAESKIEALESNGVPVGDTPEEVVDHVEDIL, translated from the coding sequence ATGAGCGTGCTCGTCGACGAGGACACTCGCGTCGTCGTCCAGGGGATCACGGGCGGCGAGGGGAAGTTCCACACCGAGCAGATGATGGAGTACGGCACCAACGTCGTCGCCGGTGCCGTGCCCGGCCGCGGCGGCCAGGAAGTCGCCGGGGTGCCGGTCTACGACACCGTCGACCGCGCCGCGCGCGAAGAGAACGCGAACACCGCCGTCGTGTTCGTCCCGCCGGCCTTCGCTGGCGACGCGCTGTTCGAGGCACTCGACGCACCGGTCGACCTCGTCGTCGCCATCACCGAGGGCATTCCGACCCAGGACATGTCCCGCGTCAAGCGCAAACAGGACGAGACCGACACCCACCTCGTCGGTCCGAACTGTCCGGGCGTCATCACGCCGGGAGTCGCGAAGCTCGGCATCCTGCCGGGCAACATCTTCTCCTCGGGCGACGTGGGTCTGGTCTCTCGCTCCGGGACGCTGACCTACCAGGTCGTCGACAACCTCACCAACCGCGACATCGGTCAGTCGACCGCTATCGGTATCGGCGGCGACCCGATCATCGGGACGAGCTTCATCGACGCGCTGGAACTGTTCGAGGCCGACCCCGACACGAAGGCCGTCGTGATGTGTGGCGAGATCGGCGGCGAGGACGAGGAGCAGGCCGCCCGCTACATCGGCGAGCACATGGACACGCCCGTCGCCGGCTTCATCGCCGGCCGTACCGCGCCACCGGGCAAGCGGATGGGCCACGCGGGCGCTATCGTCTCCGGCAGCGGGACCGGCACCGCCGAGTCCAAGATCGAGGCTCTGGAGAGCAACGGCGTGCCCGTCGGTGACACCCCCGAGGAAGTCGTCGACCACGTCGAAGACATCCTGTAG
- a CDS encoding DUF7549 family protein, producing the protein MAWVKSEYAPELAVLSTWLVALLPWSGAVLPIEVGGRQVTVVIIRFLYFRLQYIFGISFGEQERPFLWVVEAPAFNQTLTTASWVWVGAAVLSLAPLALSVAYYVDEDAHEAAMPVDPVRLQGALLALLGVGLAAATLLFWDRQPVTIPVGTALTLVFGYLLLTVDRTDDGGVGEE; encoded by the coding sequence ATGGCCTGGGTCAAGTCCGAGTACGCGCCGGAGCTCGCGGTCCTGTCGACGTGGCTCGTGGCGCTGTTGCCGTGGTCGGGGGCGGTCCTGCCGATCGAGGTCGGCGGTCGCCAGGTGACCGTCGTCATCATCCGGTTTCTGTACTTTCGACTACAGTACATCTTCGGCATCTCCTTCGGCGAGCAAGAGCGGCCGTTCCTCTGGGTGGTCGAGGCACCGGCGTTCAACCAGACCCTGACGACGGCGAGCTGGGTGTGGGTCGGAGCCGCGGTCCTCTCGCTCGCTCCGCTGGCGTTGAGTGTCGCCTACTACGTCGACGAGGACGCCCACGAGGCCGCGATGCCGGTCGACCCGGTCCGACTCCAGGGCGCGCTGCTGGCACTGTTGGGCGTGGGACTGGCCGCCGCGACGCTCCTGTTCTGGGACCGCCAGCCGGTCACGATCCCGGTCGGCACCGCGCTGACGCTCGTGTTCGGCTACCTCCTGCTGACGGTCGACCGGACCGACGACGGGGGCGTCGGCGAGGAGTGA
- a CDS encoding ABC transporter ATP-binding protein produces MIEARDLRKEYGDFVAVEGSTFSVDRGEVFGVIGPNGAGKTTTLKMLSGLLEPTSGDVSVAGYDVTDTEMRQQLGFLPEESPLYEEMTPLSYLRFFADLYDVPTDVATERMHDTLDELELEHRERKLGDMSKGMKRKVAIARSLINDPDVLVYDEPASGLDPLTTNYVIQFTEQLAREGKTIVFSAHNLYHVETICDRVAIMNEGQIVARGDLEALQDEYGDREYHVYTTVEVPGAVAENGNWRRVVETMDGVEDVRAAAAERGGEVIDIRTEESSLEEVFLNVAESETPGTRYVEEA; encoded by the coding sequence ATGATCGAAGCTCGGGACCTTCGCAAGGAGTACGGGGACTTCGTCGCCGTCGAGGGGAGCACGTTCTCCGTCGACCGGGGCGAGGTGTTCGGCGTCATCGGCCCGAACGGTGCGGGCAAGACGACGACGCTGAAGATGCTCTCCGGACTGCTCGAACCGACCAGCGGCGACGTGTCCGTCGCCGGCTACGACGTGACCGACACCGAGATGCGCCAGCAGCTCGGTTTCCTCCCCGAGGAATCGCCCCTCTACGAGGAGATGACGCCGCTGTCGTACCTGCGATTCTTCGCGGACCTGTACGACGTGCCGACGGACGTAGCGACCGAACGGATGCACGACACGCTGGACGAGCTCGAACTCGAACACCGCGAGCGCAAGCTGGGCGACATGTCCAAGGGGATGAAGCGGAAGGTCGCCATCGCCAGATCGCTGATCAACGACCCGGACGTGCTGGTCTACGACGAACCCGCCAGCGGACTGGACCCGCTGACGACGAACTACGTCATCCAGTTCACCGAGCAGCTGGCTCGGGAGGGCAAGACCATCGTCTTCTCGGCGCACAACCTCTATCACGTCGAGACGATCTGCGACCGCGTGGCGATCATGAACGAGGGCCAGATCGTCGCTCGCGGCGATCTGGAAGCTCTCCAGGACGAGTACGGCGATCGGGAGTACCACGTCTACACGACCGTCGAGGTGCCCGGCGCGGTCGCGGAGAACGGCAACTGGCGGCGCGTCGTCGAGACGATGGACGGCGTCGAGGACGTTCGGGCGGCCGCCGCCGAACGCGGCGGCGAGGTCATCGACATCAGGACCGAGGAGTCGAGTCTCGAAGAAGTGTTCCTCAACGTCGCCGAGAGCGAGACGCCGGGGACCCGCTACGTCGAGGAGGCCTAG